The sequence attttaattttcttatttcaccctaatttttttaacataaattatttataataaattaatttcttattttaagatttttagatcaaaattcataaatttttgtacTCTATAAATAGACATTTGTTTCATTTGATTtggatatagtttttttttttatcaaaataattttccAAAAATCATACCAGTTAACTTTTACTTAAACttttaaacatttaaaattcttatttaaaattcttttaaaaagtacttaatttttagtgatttaaatttatttaattgtgAGTTGAGACTATTGTACTAATTaagttatttgttttttatttgttttttttctgcgTTGCATCATTTATTTAAAGTTTCTTAATTTTGTAGCAATATTAGTTTTGtatcatataaaaatagttaagaatataaatacgaaattaaaaaaatatttaaagctatgtaatgttttttataaatttaatcataatcgaaaatattattttaagttatttttaaattgtatttatttttctaaaatacaaaatattcaaatattttaaaattttaagtttaagatattaaattttaaatatattttaatatgttgtTGTTAAcaataaaaagaagataaaaatatgtaataaaatAGTGGGGTAGAGTgttgaattttaataaataaaaccaatctaggtaaaaaaaaattagatagtTGTTGAATTATTATACGGAAAAAATAGATGAAGTGGAATATGAAAAGTGTAATTTAGGGTGTTGAAAAATTCTGACAATTGTACATGGTTTTTATATACTATCATGTACAATGATTCAACATTCATTTCATTATCAATATCCTCGTTTTCTCTTATTAACATTTCACAccatcttctttttctttcaccTCGTTTATTCAACTTCTATATCACGTTAACCCTTTACAATGGTTTGTTTAAGAATTTCAACACCCTACCCCATTATTTTTAacttacatatttatttttttacaacataatcattatatattaataatttaattgtaattaacttgaaaactaaaataacaTATAAGGATTATTATTGggatttatttaacaaaaaaaatttctttttgtcatcaactAAACAGATTCATACTGATTCCGTAAACCAAACTGGGAGCTCcacatccatgtgaacgacgaaagacgaaCTGACATTGCGTGCTAGACTGTATGCCTTTGAATTTTGCGTCAGTGATAAATGAATGATCTCCGAGCTGAGGAAACTTTTTTCAGGATCTTGTGATCTTCTAAATAACTTGTAAAAGCTGGTTATTCTTAtagttctgaaaccatcttcaccaattgagaacaatcttttacaaaaaaaaatttaaaatattaaaatagttgattataatgaaaaataaaacataaaacgaGTGTAGTCTCTATTTACAGattaaaaaatcttaatttttgatataattttgatattttttataaaaaattattatataataaattcttTCGAATTATTGgattaaaattaaaaccaaatgAAATATATGCCTagtaatgtaattttttttgtacaatCATGAAATGACACTATGGCAGTGCTGGGCCacaaaaattgtttttcaaCCGTTGAAACCTTACTACGGTTATTGAATCCACGTAGAAATGATAcaatatttcaatattttcatTCAAGGATTTTTAAAAGTTGAAATTCACTTTCAATATCGTATACCACGGGTCCACGGTCTATGCAGGAGCTGCACTGCACCGGTGACCTGTCAGAGGGACCCAAGTGGTTTGAATATCACGCCAACTTTGACCAAAGACTAACGGTGTCCACACGACGTCAGTTCCGTTTATTCATCCCAATTCTTAACCGTAACAGAACCATATTTGTAGTAAAACAAATCGAAGACGAACCGGGCCGGATGTAATTAACGGCGTTTCGTCGTGGTCTACACGTTTGACTTGAgcgaggaagagagagagataaagagaaaaagagagagcgTTGACCTGTGAGAGTCTCTACTATAATACATATCGCCTTCACATATTCAAATCTCATCACGCCCAAAGTTGAAAGTTTACTTATACGAATCCCTTGTAAGAAAGAAACCTGTGGTAATGGCTACGGCGGGTCTCTACCGGAGATCTCTTCCTTCTCCTCCGGCCATTGACTTTTCTTCTGCCGAAGGCAAGGTACGGTCGTACGGATCAAGTTTTTCATCCATGGATTCCAATGAAAAATTAGGTCTTCTAGGTTTATGAGCAGTGAGATGTTACTGTTTGTTCAGAAGTAGTCGCCTTGTtggttttatacttttattacAGAGGGATATAGTCTTTGTTCTTGCTATATGTGTTGCTTTAGTTACTAAAAACATATGTTCTGTGCAGAAAATATTCAGTGAAGCGCTGCAGAAAGGCACAATGGAAGGATTTTTCAGGTTGATTTCTTATTTCCAGACGCAGTCCGAACCTGCGTATTGTGGCTTGGCTAGCCTTTCAGTTGTCTTGAACGCTCTTTCTATTGATCCTGGACGTAAATGGAAAGGTATACTATTTTTAGTATCATAAGATAAGAGAAGCAAATACGTCCTAGTCTACATGGGAGTTTTTTGAGGTTTGTTTCTTCCAATAGGGCCTTGGAGGTGGTTTGATGAATCGATGCTGGACTGCTGCGAGCCACTGGAAGTGGTCAAGGCCAAGGGCATTTCCTTTGGAAAAGTTGTCTGTTTGGCTCATTGTACTGGAGCCAAAGTGGAAGCTTTCCGCACAAATCAGACCACCATTGCCGATTTCCGCAACTTCGTTATCAAATGCTCTTCTTCTGAGAATTGCCATTTGATCTCATCATATGACAGAGGAGTATTTAAGCAGGTAACTTCTGAAGCATAGCTTGTGAAACGTTGGTTTCTTTAGCGATCCTGCCGTGTTGATCAGGATTGTAACAAACTCTTATTGCAGACTGGCTCTGGTCACTTTTCACCTATTGGTGGCTATAACGCTGAAAGAGACATGGCTTTGATTCTTGACGTTGCCCGTTTCAAGTATCCTCCTCATTGGGTTCCTCTTAAACTTCTTTGGGAAGCCATGGACAGCATTGATCAGTCAACAGGGAAACGCAGAGGGTAACATACTcatttttcatcttttttcTATTCTACTGTATCATGAAGTAACTGTTTATAAGGTCTGATGGTGTTCTCTGTTGTTCTGTTCTCAGGTTCATGCTCATATCTAGACCCCATAGAGAACCCGGATTGCTTTATACTCTGGTATGTTTGGTTGCAATATAGATTCTCTAGATGTTTGCTAATATTCATTGttgcattttattttaaagcaATTTATCAGTCACCGCCATTACTGGTTTGATGTAAATGTGAATTTGATTCGCCTTTCTCGAAACCTTTGGAAAACAGCTCTTACAAATGTATTGAATGAAATTCAGATCCTTGTTACATTTCATTGGTAATAGAAAAAACTTGTCTATACAACAGTGCTGTAAGGATGAAAGCTGGATCAACATAGCCAAGTATCTGAAGGAAGATGTTCCTCGTCTTGTAAGCTCACAACATGTAGATAGTGTGGAAAAAATCATATCAGTTGTATTCAAGTCACTTCCGTCAAATTTCAACACATTCATCAGATGGGTGGCTGAGATCAGAATAACAGAGGATGCAAAAGAAAATCTCAGCGCAGAGGAGAAATCGAGGCTCAACTTAAAGGCATACATTCCTTTTCCTTGTTTTGGCTTATCTGTTCTGTTCCTTTGGACAATCTTTGACTCTTACATGTCTGGTCTCTTGTTAATCTACTGCAGCAAGTGGTGCTGAAAGAAGTGCATGAAACTGAACTGTTCAAACACATCAGTAAGTTCTTATCATCAGTTGGTTACGAAGACAGTATGACATTTGCTGCAGCAAAGGCTTGTTGCCAAGGAGCTGAAATCTTATCCGGATGCTCATCAATAGAGTTCTGTTGTCGGGAGGTGAAATGTGTCAACGGTATGTCATATGCTGGTACTTATAGTAAGTTGACTGTTTACATTTTGTTCAATATTGCTAAAACGATTTTACTACATGAAGGTGCTGTCGAGGTGGAAGGCACGGTGGTGACTGGAGTTGTTGTGCGTGACGGGAGTGAACAAAATGTTGATCTATTGGTGCCATCGACCCAAACTGACTGTGAGTATGGTCCGGAAGCAACTTATCCAGCAGGAAACGATTTGTTTACTGTACTTCTGCTGGCCTTACCTCCACAGACATGGTCAGGGATCAAAGACCAAGCTCTTATGAATGAAATGAAGCAGCTCATTTCTATGGCTTTCCTCCCAACTATGCTTCAAGAAGAGGTAATTTTTTTATACTAGTTCTATTTAGAGTCACTGTTCTATCTCTTGTGGAAAAGGGTTAAGGTCTCTTTACTTGTTAGGCAGAAGCCTTTTGGGGAAGAGACAATAACTAAACCTAAGCTGAGCCTGAGAGTTTAGATCTTACAAAGTAACATGGTGATTGGTTAATTATCAATATGTGAACCAGATGAAGTAACATGGTGTTATTACAGGTGTTGCATCTTCGACGCCAACTTCAGCTGCTAAAACGATGCCAAGAGaacaaggaggaggaggatctcGCTGCTCCTGCCTACTGATTCGTCTGCCCAAATTCACAAATCTTAATCGTCTCTCTTGCCCATGTGAATCCCAGTTACTCAAATTTAAAACCCTTATTGTTATAGTATCTTTATTATGTGTATGATTCAAACTCTacttgccttttttttttacaacggaaaactattttattattcaaacttaaGATGATCTGGGTAACCATATTTCAAACTCTACTTACCATGAGAGAGATTTGTAGCATATATATGCGTCCTCTCTTTACtattaagctttttttttttaactattaagTTATTAAACCTTTTGCATCATAAATTCTACGGctgattataaattactttctTACACACACACATTTGGGTTGTTCCTTTCTAAAAAGCTTAACCATTTACCCAAAAAtattcaacatttttttttttgctgagaATAGTGTTGTGCTCTAGTTGGAGAGAGTGAAGGATTAGTGAAGCCAATTTCATGAGAAAATAATCTATGTCTTGCGTGTTGAGATTCAAGAGTTGAGTAAAAATACAACAAGGAAGAGGAAGACCTCGCTGTTCATCTCTCTTAATCCAATCTTAATTACCAATAAAATGCTAAATTACTCaatataattaatgtttttatacatgatcaattaatgaaatttaaaaaaatctattaaattttaatagttATGAACTAAACTAGTATTTACATTTGCAATATTAA comes from Brassica rapa cultivar Chiifu-401-42 chromosome A02, CAAS_Brap_v3.01, whole genome shotgun sequence and encodes:
- the LOC103848856 gene encoding glutathione gamma-glutamylcysteinyltransferase 1 isoform X1, which translates into the protein MATAGLYRRSLPSPPAIDFSSAEGKKIFSEALQKGTMEGFFRLISYFQTQSEPAYCGLASLSVVLNALSIDPGRKWKGPWRWFDESMLDCCEPLEVVKAKGISFGKVVCLAHCTGAKVEAFRTNQTTIADFRNFVIKCSSSENCHLISSYDRGVFKQTGSGHFSPIGGYNAERDMALILDVARFKYPPHWVPLKLLWEAMDSIDQSTGKRRGFMLISRPHREPGLLYTLCCKDESWINIAKYLKEDVPRLVSSQHVDSVEKIISVVFKSLPSNFNTFIRWVAEIRITEDAKENLSAEEKSRLNLKQVVLKEVHETELFKHISKFLSSVGYEDSMTFAAAKACCQGAEILSGCSSIEFCCREVKCVNGMSYAGAVEVEGTVVTGVVVRDGSEQNVDLLVPSTQTDCEYGPEATYPAGNDLFTVLLLALPPQTWSGIKDQALMNEMKQLISMAFLPTMLQEEVLHLRRQLQLLKRCQENKEEEDLAAPAY
- the LOC103848856 gene encoding glutathione gamma-glutamylcysteinyltransferase 1 isoform X2, which produces MATAGLYRRSLPSPPAIDFSSAEGKKIFSEALQKGTMEGFFRLISYFQTQSEPAYCGLASLSVVLNALSIDPGRKWKGPWRWFDESMLDCCEPLEVVKAKGISFGKVVCLAHCTGAKVEAFRTNQTTIADFRNFVIKCSSSENCHLISSYDRGVFKQTGSGHFSPIGGYNAERDMALILDVARFKYPPHWVPLKLLWEAMDSIDQSTGKRRGFMLISRPHREPGLLYTLCCKDESWINIAKYLKEDVPRLVSSQHVDSVEKIISVVFKSLPSNFNTFIRWVAEIRITEDAKENLSAEEKSRLNLKQVVLKEVHETELFKHISKFLSSVGYEDSMTFAAAKACCQGAEILSGCSSIEFCCREVKCVNGAVEVEGTVVTGVVVRDGSEQNVDLLVPSTQTDCEYGPEATYPAGNDLFTVLLLALPPQTWSGIKDQALMNEMKQLISMAFLPTMLQEEVLHLRRQLQLLKRCQENKEEEDLAAPAY